In Emcibacter nanhaiensis, the sequence ATCTTTTCGGGGGGCGCGGTGCCGGAAGGAAATATCTACTACGATAACACTGTGAAGGTTAAAAAATATACACAGGAACTGCGTCTGGTATCATCGGATGAAGAGGCCGCTTTTCAGTGGATTCTTGGCGGATTCTTCACGGATGAAACGGCGACCAACGCTCAATATTTTACAGCTGAGGACCCTGCCGGAAACTTGGTGGATTTCCTGAATCCCATGGCCGATATTTTGCTGGACTCCTCCTATAAGGAATATGCCGTTTATGGTGATGTGACCGTGGATTTCACGGATAGGTTTGAACTAACGGCAGGCCTGAGGTGGTCAAAGAACGACCAAGTGTATACGGAGTATGATGACGGGCTTTTCTATGGTTTTATGGGTTCGGCCATGGGGGGGGCATCTTCTGAAGAGATCGTGACATATATGGTGTCACCGAAATATACCTTGTCCGAGGATCTTATGGTTTATGCAAGATACGCGACGGGTTACCGTCCCGGTGGCCCCAACGTGGCCATTTTCGGCATTCCTCCGCAGGTGGATTCCGATACGCTGGACAGTTATGAAATTGGCCTGAAGGGCAGGCTGCTGGATGGTAAACTGACCTTAGAGGGTGCTTTGTTCCAGAATGATTGGCAGGGCCTTCAGGTTACGGCGTCTGGAGGTGGTTTTGGGTGGCTTGAAAACGGCGGCGACGCGCGTGTAAAAGGCCTGGAATTGTCTTCTAGCGTCAATGTGACGCCTGAATTCAAACTGTCGTTTAATGCGTCCTATACGCATACCGAATTTCTGGATGATGCGCCTAGCCTCGGGGCTGTGGCCGGTGACCGCATTCCGTTTGTGCCTGACTGGCTGATCGGCGCAACGGCTGACTACGGTTTCCAGGTTTCAGGCGGCTGGACAGGTTGGGTCAGTGGTTCGGTGCGCTATGTGGATGATCAGACCTATTTCATACCTGATATCGGCGCCTCCCGCACCATGGACAGCTACACAACCGTGGATTTGCGCGCGGGCTTTGAAAATGGCCCATGGGAAGTCAAGTTGTTTGCCAACAATCTGACCAACAGGCATGCCCATACCGACGAAAGCCTGTTGGTAAATTTCTTTGGTGTGCCGGTAAACGGGCAGGCTACCATACTTCAACCTCGTACAATTGGCATATCTGTCGGGTACAGT encodes:
- a CDS encoding TonB-dependent receptor — protein: MVLSRVDAFIFALTATTSSVALMASQAMAEDVDSDGEIMVMEEVVVSAQRRDTTILEVPVSVTAIGGTELENTSATSIMDYAAKIPGLNLVGGGTPGQVTLTLRGVSSSVGGGANVATYIDETPVGSSSIYSRASILQLDFFPYDIERLEIVRGPQGTLYGASAMGGLIKYVTKKPNLQEVRMRGGAGLRSVEGGGDLGYNVQGSVSVPLVKDSLGMSVSGYHSNTPGYIDNYRRGEDDINEVRQSGARVALQWNPSEKIDINLSGIVQDVDADDQATIFLDPTSSEPVVDELSTGAYLREPFKKTMYFTALNISWNIGVADLVSSSSYSYTKTRDGIDGTSVYGGLVPIFSGGAVPEGNIYYDNTVKVKKYTQELRLVSSDEEAAFQWILGGFFTDETATNAQYFTAEDPAGNLVDFLNPMADILLDSSYKEYAVYGDVTVDFTDRFELTAGLRWSKNDQVYTEYDDGLFYGFMGSAMGGASSEEIVTYMVSPKYTLSEDLMVYARYATGYRPGGPNVAIFGIPPQVDSDTLDSYEIGLKGRLLDGKLTLEGALFQNDWQGLQVTASGGGFGWLENGGDARVKGLELSSSVNVTPEFKLSFNASYTHTEFLDDAPSLGAVAGDRIPFVPDWLIGATADYGFQVSGGWTGWVSGSVRYVDDQTYFIPDIGASRTMDSYTTVDLRAGFENGPWEVKLFANNLTNRHAHTDESLLVNFFGVPVNGQATILQPRTIGISVGYSY